In a genomic window of Drosophila subpulchrella strain 33 F10 #4 breed RU33 unplaced genomic scaffold, RU_Dsub_v1.1 Primary Assembly Seq66, whole genome shotgun sequence:
- the LOC119562590 gene encoding 2-oxoisovalerate dehydrogenase subunit beta, mitochondrial isoform X1, with the protein MELCIGIIAVTGNHSCSNILSNIYILIKKMIVSQVAGRLFTSVRFDKRPPIWMRSHFTYYPSTLGSGKKMNMFNAINNAMDLALSDDKSTLLFGEDVGFGGVFRCSVNLRDKYGSQRVFNSPLCEQGIAGFAIGVANTGATAIAEIQFADYIFPSFDQIVNEAAKYRYRSGGLFDCGSLTFRVPCGAVGHGALYHSQSPESYFAHTPGLRVVVPRGPIKAKGLLLACVRDPNPCIVFEPKTLYRAAVEDVPTEYYTSELGKADILRDGKDVTLVGWGTQVHVLLEVAELAKIHLNVDCEVIDLVSILPWDTTLICTSAQKTGRVIIAHEAPLTQGFGSELASYIQEKCFFHLEAPVKRVTGWDTPFPHVFEPFYLPDKHRCLSTIKEIVNF; encoded by the exons ATGGAACTTTGTATCGGTATCATTGCGGTCACTGGTAACCATTCGTGCAGCAATATCTTGtcaaatatatacatattgaTAAAAAAGATGATAGTTTCTCAAGTAGCGGGAAGGTTGTTTACTTCTGTTCGGTTTGATAAAAGGCCACCCATATGGATGCGATCGCATTTTACCTACTATCCTTCCACATTGGGATCTGGTAAAAAAATGAACATGTTCAACGCTATAAATAATGCAATGGATTTGGCGCTCTCCGATGACAAATCCACATTATTGTTTGGAGAGGATGTGGGATTTGGTGGAGTTTTTCG GTGTTCGGTTAATCTAAGAGATAAGTACGGAAGTCAACGCGTCTTCAATTCACCTTTATGTGAGCAGGGAATCGCAGG ctTCGCGATTGGTGTGGCAAATACTGGAGCTACCGCAATAGCGGAAATTCAATTTGCTGACTACATATTTCCGAGCTTTGACCAGATAGTAAATGAAGCTGCCAAATATCGATACCGAAGTGGTGGGCTCTTTGACTGTGGATCATTAACGTTTAGAGTTCCTTGTGGTGCTGTCGGTCACGGAGCACTCTACCATTCCCAAAGTCCAGAATCATACTTTGCTCACACCCCGGGCCTTCGTGTTGTG gTTCCCCGTGGACCCATAAAGGCAAAGGGTCTTCTTCTTGCATGCGTTCGTGATCCAAACCCTTGCATAGTTTTTGAGCCTAAAACTTTGTATCGGGCAGCTGTTGAGGATGTGCCAACGGAATACTATACCTCGGAACTCGGCAAAGCTGACATACTTCGGGATGGAAAAGATGTCACACTTGTTGGCTGGGGTACACAAGTCCATGTTTTATTAGAA GTTGCTGAACTGGCCAAAATACATTTGAATGTGGATTGTGAAGTAATCGATTTGGTCTCTATTTTACCATGGGACACAACTTTAATTTGTACC TCTGCTCAAAAAACAGGAAGAGTTATAATTGCTCATGAAGCTCCATTAACCCAGGGATTTGGCTCAGAACTAGCATCATACATccaagaaaaatgtttttttcacCTAGAAGCTCCCGTGAAGCGGGTGACTGGATGGGATACACCGTTTCCTCATGTCTTTGAGCCCTTTTATTTGCCCGATAAACACCGATGCTTGTCGACTATAAAGGAAATTGTTAACTTTTAG
- the LOC119562590 gene encoding 2-oxoisovalerate dehydrogenase subunit beta, mitochondrial isoform X2 gives MIVSQVAGRLFTSVRFDKRPPIWMRSHFTYYPSTLGSGKKMNMFNAINNAMDLALSDDKSTLLFGEDVGFGGVFRFAIGVANTGATAIAEIQFADYIFPSFDQIVNEAAKYRYRSGGLFDCGSLTFRVPCGAVGHGALYHSQSPESYFAHTPGLRVVVPRGPIKAKGLLLACVRDPNPCIVFEPKTLYRAAVEDVPTEYYTSELGKADILRDGKDVTLVGWGTQVHVLLEVAELAKIHLNVDCEVIDLVSILPWDTTLICTSAQKTGRVIIAHEAPLTQGFGSELASYIQEKCFFHLEAPVKRVTGWDTPFPHVFEPFYLPDKHRCLSTIKEIVNF, from the exons ATGATAGTTTCTCAAGTAGCGGGAAGGTTGTTTACTTCTGTTCGGTTTGATAAAAGGCCACCCATATGGATGCGATCGCATTTTACCTACTATCCTTCCACATTGGGATCTGGTAAAAAAATGAACATGTTCAACGCTATAAATAATGCAATGGATTTGGCGCTCTCCGATGACAAATCCACATTATTGTTTGGAGAGGATGTGGGATTTGGTGGAGTTTTTCG ctTCGCGATTGGTGTGGCAAATACTGGAGCTACCGCAATAGCGGAAATTCAATTTGCTGACTACATATTTCCGAGCTTTGACCAGATAGTAAATGAAGCTGCCAAATATCGATACCGAAGTGGTGGGCTCTTTGACTGTGGATCATTAACGTTTAGAGTTCCTTGTGGTGCTGTCGGTCACGGAGCACTCTACCATTCCCAAAGTCCAGAATCATACTTTGCTCACACCCCGGGCCTTCGTGTTGTG gTTCCCCGTGGACCCATAAAGGCAAAGGGTCTTCTTCTTGCATGCGTTCGTGATCCAAACCCTTGCATAGTTTTTGAGCCTAAAACTTTGTATCGGGCAGCTGTTGAGGATGTGCCAACGGAATACTATACCTCGGAACTCGGCAAAGCTGACATACTTCGGGATGGAAAAGATGTCACACTTGTTGGCTGGGGTACACAAGTCCATGTTTTATTAGAA GTTGCTGAACTGGCCAAAATACATTTGAATGTGGATTGTGAAGTAATCGATTTGGTCTCTATTTTACCATGGGACACAACTTTAATTTGTACC TCTGCTCAAAAAACAGGAAGAGTTATAATTGCTCATGAAGCTCCATTAACCCAGGGATTTGGCTCAGAACTAGCATCATACATccaagaaaaatgtttttttcacCTAGAAGCTCCCGTGAAGCGGGTGACTGGATGGGATACACCGTTTCCTCATGTCTTTGAGCCCTTTTATTTGCCCGATAAACACCGATGCTTGTCGACTATAAAGGAAATTGTTAACTTTTAG